From a single Loxodonta africana isolate mLoxAfr1 chromosome 9, mLoxAfr1.hap2, whole genome shotgun sequence genomic region:
- the LOC135232381 gene encoding uncharacterized protein LOC135232381, whose product MSFSTTGNGLGGGRRAAAPEGLGDALRRPSATPDLPLGGGRLLKLVCVVRGVLPGFRLVSLHGPRGAGSGSPADVSSVPSLFSILFCLAASSPKPLPPSGSSSLSCLSPDSSSSPRSPWPASGLGSETATVTLLPPFLSDQAQHVHALGTFQLFCQATGPSDVRFVWEKNGQELETCVPVQTHTLSDGRAHVLSWLQDSIRESSEYRCWVLSSAGNRTSKVRVTVMRHEATHQEKWTRELAAWRTMVGEHDRMLQSWRKAWVSCRPQVDVGANGWQPAACIQGQGRTAFPLLPKDCPSFLQLLFLTCREVCFSRAPPQHPQPFNPR is encoded by the exons ATGAGCTTCTCCACAACTGGAAACGGCCTAGGCGGTGGTAGGCGGGCAGCTGCTCCAGAGGGCCTGGGAGACGCCCTGCGTAGACCGTCGGCCACGCCAGACCTGCCTCTTGGTGGTGGAAGGT TGTTGAAGTTGGTGTGTGTCGTGCGTGGGGTGCTCCCAGGCTTCCGCCTTGTGTCCCTGCATGGCCCCAGGGGGGCGGGCAGCGGAAG TCCTGCTGACGTTTCCTCAgtgccttctctcttttctatccttTTCTGTCTCGCAGCCTCATCTCCTAAGCCCCTCCCTCCTTCTGGCTCCTCCTCCCTGTCCTGTCTGAGCCCTGACTCATCTTCTTCTCCCCGGAGCCCCTGGCCAGCCTCCGGCTTGGGCTCTGAGACCGCCACGGTCACCTTGCTGCCGCCCTTCCTAAGTGACCAGGCACAGCACGTGCATGCCCTGGGGACCTTCCAACTCTTCTGTCAGGCCACAG GTCCTTCAGATGTTCGCTTTGTCTGGGAGAAGAATGGGCAAGAGCTGGAGACCTGTGTTCCTGTGCAGACCCACACGCTGTCCGATGGCAGGGCCCACGTGCTCAGCTGGCTGCAAGACTCCATCCGAGAGAGCTCTGAGTACCGCTGTTGGGTTCTGTCCTCAGCAGGAAACAGGACCTCAAAAGTGCGGGTCACTGTGATGAGACACG AGGCAACCCACCAGGAGAAGTGGACCAGAGAGCTCGCTGCCTGGAGGACCATGGTTGGCGAGCACGATCGCATGCTGCAGAGCTGGAGGAAGGCATGGGTAAGCTGCAGGCCACAGGTGGACGTGGGGGCAAATGGTTGGCAGCCTGCTGCCTGCATCCAGGGCCAGGGCCGTACAGCCTTCCCCCTCCTGCCAAAAGACTGCCCCAGCTTCCTGCAGCTCTTGTTTCTTACCTGTAGAGAAGTTTGTTTTTCGAGAGCTCCACCCCAGCACCCACAGCCCTTCAACCCCAGGTGA